The DNA region AATATATGTATCCATACGTTTATATTCTGAATATTTTGGAGGATTGCAAAAAAGGAATTTTTCTTTCAGTCTTACCGCGCCGATATCAAAGCTATGTGTAATAAGCTTTTTTTTGTTCCGGATAATGCATTCAGTGCTCCCACCTCCAATATCTACAATAAGACTGTGTGGGGATACTTTTAGCGAATGAGATACTCCTAAGTGTACGAGCAGTGCTTCTTCTGTGCCGCTAATAATACGTATCGGAGTTTTTATCGAGCGTGAGACTGAGGTAATAAATTCTATACCATTTTCTGCATCCCTTAAAGCACTGGTAGCGATGATAGTTGTTTTATCAGATTCATACCGCTTACATATACGCATATATTCTTTTATGACGGATACACTTTTATCTGCATGTGATAACGAGATCTTTTTTGAACGATGGAGATTTTTGCCTATCCTTGTTATTGTGCCGCCTTGCTCAAGAATAGAGAACGACTGGTTTTCGTAACGGGCGATCATG from Candidatus Ancaeobacter aquaticus includes:
- a CDS encoding Ppx/GppA phosphatase family protein, producing the protein MILSAIDVGTNSIRYMIARYENQSFSILEQGGTITRIGKNLHRSKKISLSHADKSVSVIKEYMRICKRYESDKTTIIATSALRDAENGIEFITSVSRSIKTPIRIISGTEEALLVHLGVSHSLKVSPHSLIVDIGGGSTECIIRNKKKLITHSFDIGAVRLKEKFLFCNPPKYSEYKRMDTYIKNYIATNIPSDLQKVPPRHIICAGGTITTLAAIKLMLEQYDHDSVHGLKITRNTITNITDALMFMKLSERKKVIGLSSKRADIIVPGLYILDALMNYFSIDKVTVSDRGILFGILVDATKNS